The Scomber scombrus chromosome 5, fScoSco1.1, whole genome shotgun sequence genome window below encodes:
- the LOC133980145 gene encoding LOW QUALITY PROTEIN: protein mono-ADP-ribosyltransferase PARP9-like (The sequence of the model RefSeq protein was modified relative to this genomic sequence to represent the inferred CDS: inserted 2 bases in 1 codon; substituted 1 base at 1 genomic stop codon), protein MFRGQLKSSHQSTSLITDADEQQPEHVPTKFESEATKITDSDTLRENAPPAPLLAPRQENPALDSSAENHIQEQEKRLSVELRESIKICVCKADLTTFVADAVVNAANEKLHHYGGLALALSKAGGPEIIAESDLHIHEYGRLKPGXSVITSAGNLPCKKLIHAVGPRVKPNPSPKELSKAKMTLKRTIENILLEVTEHQFQSVAIPCINSGILNFPLPMXADIIVSTLNEFHDQKQLKTPHLMVYLVNNDEPSVKKMERACMEILV, encoded by the exons ATGTTCCGTGGACAG CTCAAGTCCTCCCATCAGTCAACATCACTGATCACTGATGCAGACGAACAGCAACCAGAACATGTGCCAACAAAG TTTGAATCAGAAGCAACTAAAATCACAGATAGTGACACTTTGAGGGAAAATGCACCACCGGCACCCCTGCTGGCTCCAAGACAGGAAAACCCAGCTCTGGATTCATCAGCAGAAAACCACATCCAAGAACAAGAAAAGAGGTTGTCAGTCGAACTGCGTGAAAGCATCAAAATATGTGTATGTAAGGCAGATCTAACGACATTTGTCGCTGATGCTGTTGTCAATGCTGCCAATGAGAAGCTGCATCATTATGGTGGGCTTGCACTGGCTCTGAGTAAAGCTGGAGGGCCAGAGATCATTGCAGAGAGTGACCTCCACATTCACGAGTATGGCAGATTAAAACCTGG GTCAGTCATTACCAGTGCTGGTAATCTACCTTGCAAAAAGTTAATTCATGCTGTTGGCCCACGAGTCAAACCCAATCCATCTCCAAAGGAGTTGTCCAAAGCCAAGATGACTCTAAAAAGGACAATCGAGAATATCTTGCTTGAAGTGACAGAACATCAGTTTCAGTCGGTTGCCATTCCATGTATAAACTCTGGCATATTAAATTTTCCTTTGCCAATGTGAGCAGACATTATAGTGTCCACTTTGAATGAGTTCCATGACCAGAAGCAATTAAAAACTCCACACCTCATGGTTTACCTTGTAAACAATGATGAACCATCTGtcaaaaagatggaaagagCCTGTATGGAGATTCTTGTGTAA